A section of the Anabaena cylindrica PCC 7122 genome encodes:
- a CDS encoding S1 RNA-binding domain-containing protein encodes MNSESQLSQTANSSFSMDDFAQALEKHDYQFQKGQVVHGKVFQLDHDGAYVDIGGKSSAFLPRDEASLRAVTDLAEVLPMQEDMEFLIIRDQDAEGQVTLSRKQLEIQQIWVKLLQMQENSQTVQVRVTGVNKGGVTVDLLSLRGFIPRSHLADRDNLETLKGQTLTAGFLEINRNTNKLILSQRLATRSSSFSLLELGQLVEGKITGIKPFGVFVELNGVSALLHIKQVSQKFIESLEKVFQIGQPIKAVIIDLDEGKGRVALSTRVLENHPGEVLENFAEVMSSAEARANRAANKTAE; translated from the coding sequence ATGAATTCCGAATCACAACTTTCTCAAACAGCCAATTCGTCTTTTTCAATGGACGACTTTGCTCAAGCACTGGAAAAACACGACTACCAATTTCAAAAGGGACAGGTTGTACATGGCAAGGTGTTTCAACTTGACCATGATGGAGCCTATGTTGATATTGGTGGTAAGTCGTCCGCTTTTCTCCCCCGCGATGAGGCTTCGTTGAGAGCAGTAACTGATTTAGCGGAAGTTCTGCCAATGCAAGAAGATATGGAGTTTTTGATTATCCGAGATCAAGATGCTGAAGGTCAAGTTACACTGTCTCGCAAGCAGTTAGAAATTCAGCAAATCTGGGTAAAATTGTTACAAATGCAGGAAAATTCCCAGACAGTGCAAGTGCGAGTAACAGGAGTGAATAAAGGTGGTGTAACTGTTGATCTTCTTTCTTTACGAGGATTTATTCCGCGATCGCACCTCGCCGACCGTGATAACTTAGAAACACTCAAAGGTCAAACTCTCACCGCTGGCTTTTTGGAAATTAATCGCAACACCAACAAACTCATCCTTTCCCAGCGTTTAGCAACTCGTTCTAGCAGCTTCAGCTTATTAGAATTAGGTCAGTTAGTAGAAGGTAAAATTACTGGCATTAAACCTTTTGGTGTATTTGTCGAATTAAATGGTGTTAGCGCCTTACTCCACATTAAACAAGTGAGCCAAAAATTTATCGAATCATTGGAAAAAGTCTTTCAAATCGGTCAGCCAATTAAAGCCGTTATTATTGATTTAGATGAAGGTAAAGGCAGAGTAGCCCTTTCCACAAGAGTTTTAGAAAACCATCCTGGTGAAGTGCTGGAGAATTTTGCAGAAGTCATGAGTTCAGCCGAAGCGCGTGCTAATCGGGCTGCAAATAAAACTGCTGAATAG
- a CDS encoding dienelactone hydrolase family protein — MTERLINTTKVNLSQNDCQVEAYLATPTAPGSYLGVIVLQEIFGVNVHIRDVTERIAKLGYVAIAPALFQRQAPGFETGYTPQDIEIGREYAWSQTKASELLSDIQAAINHLKTLPQVKKDGFGCIGFCFGGHVAYLAATLPDIQATASFYGAGITTRTPGGGNPTITRTREITGTIYTFFGTEDASIPKEQIDEIEAELKKYNISHRVFRYDGSNHGFFCDRRASYNPKAAADAWEEVQKLFARVLAA; from the coding sequence ATGACAGAGCGATTAATAAACACTACAAAAGTTAATCTTTCCCAAAATGATTGCCAAGTAGAAGCTTATCTAGCCACACCAACAGCACCCGGTTCTTACCTAGGAGTGATAGTTTTACAAGAGATATTTGGGGTTAACGTTCATATTCGAGATGTGACAGAACGGATTGCTAAACTGGGATATGTAGCGATCGCACCCGCACTTTTTCAACGTCAAGCACCTGGATTTGAAACCGGTTACACCCCCCAAGATATAGAAATAGGCAGAGAATATGCTTGGTCACAAACCAAAGCCTCAGAACTCTTGAGCGATATTCAAGCAGCTATCAATCATCTCAAAACTTTGCCCCAAGTCAAAAAAGATGGATTTGGTTGTATTGGTTTTTGTTTTGGTGGTCACGTAGCATACCTAGCTGCCACCCTCCCAGATATTCAAGCCACAGCTTCCTTTTATGGTGCTGGAATTACCACTCGCACCCCCGGAGGTGGAAACCCCACTATTACCCGCACCAGAGAGATTACAGGCACTATCTACACCTTTTTTGGCACAGAAGATGCAAGCATTCCCAAAGAACAGATAGACGAAATTGAAGCCGAGTTAAAAAAATATAACATTTCCCATCGTGTGTTTCGTTACGATGGATCTAACCATGGGTTTTTTTGTGACCGTCGTGCCAGTTATAATCCTAAAGCTGCGGCCGATGCTTGGGAAGAAGTTCAAAAACTTTTTGCCCGCGTTTTAGCAGCTTAA
- a CDS encoding GntR family transcriptional regulator, with the protein MIQFRIQPDSEIPASTQLFNQIRFAIASGQYSPAYKLPSTRALAMQTGLHRNTISKVYRQLEEEGFVESLAGSGIYVRAQGHEGGSRLQSPILKQYPEAYKVVQQTLDELLGQGCSLNQARELFLAEVDWRLRCSARVLVVAPSQDIGAGELMVDELEEALEIPVQLVAMEELLAVLDQTTSATLVTSRYFIGEVEAIAAPKAVRVIPLDIHDYAKELNVVKNLPKASCIGIVSLSPGILRATEVILHGLRGDELLVMTSQPKDGYKLQAIVKRSEIIFCTDQASYSAVQAGVQIVLDDLIRPPKLIRCENYIGSQSINLLKRELGLI; encoded by the coding sequence ATGATTCAATTCCGTATTCAGCCAGACAGCGAAATTCCGGCATCCACCCAACTGTTTAATCAAATCCGATTTGCGATCGCATCTGGGCAGTATTCACCTGCATACAAGTTGCCTAGCACAAGGGCGCTGGCTATGCAAACGGGATTACACCGGAATACTATTAGCAAAGTTTACCGCCAGTTGGAGGAAGAAGGATTTGTCGAAAGTCTCGCGGGTTCAGGAATCTATGTCCGCGCTCAAGGACATGAAGGTGGGAGTAGGTTACAGTCGCCAATTCTCAAGCAATATCCTGAAGCATACAAAGTAGTTCAACAAACTCTCGATGAGTTACTTGGTCAAGGATGCTCCCTGAATCAAGCACGAGAGCTATTTCTAGCAGAAGTTGATTGGCGCTTGCGGTGTAGTGCCAGGGTGCTTGTAGTCGCACCATCTCAGGATATCGGGGCTGGGGAATTAATGGTAGATGAATTGGAAGAAGCTTTAGAAATTCCAGTTCAGTTAGTCGCTATGGAAGAGTTACTAGCAGTTTTAGACCAAACTACTTCGGCTACATTAGTCACCAGTCGTTATTTTATCGGCGAAGTGGAAGCGATCGCCGCACCAAAAGCTGTACGCGTGATTCCCCTAGATATTCACGATTATGCCAAGGAACTCAATGTCGTTAAAAACTTACCCAAAGCTAGTTGTATAGGTATAGTCAGCCTCAGTCCTGGCATTCTCAGAGCCACCGAAGTCATCCTCCACGGTTTACGAGGTGATGAATTACTCGTAATGACTTCCCAGCCTAAGGATGGTTATAAACTGCAAGCGATCGTTAAACGATCTGAAATCATTTTTTGTACAGATCAAGCAAGCTATTCAGCAGTTCAAGCCGGAGTGCAAATAGTTCTAGATGATCTGATTCGTCCACCAAAACTAATTCGCTGTGAAAACTACATTGGTTCTCAGTCAATAAATTTACTCAAACGCGAACTCGGTTTAATCTGA
- the rpmF gene encoding 50S ribosomal protein L32, which translates to MAVPKKKTSKSKRDKRRATWTHKAVVEAQKAISLGKSILSGRSKFVYPVAEEEEEES; encoded by the coding sequence ATGGCTGTTCCAAAGAAGAAAACGTCCAAATCCAAACGAGACAAACGCCGCGCTACCTGGACACATAAGGCTGTTGTTGAAGCTCAGAAAGCCATCTCTCTCGGCAAATCAATTTTGTCTGGACGTTCTAAATTTGTCTATCCAGTTGCTGAAGAAGAAGAAGAAGAGTCATAA
- a CDS encoding caspase family protein, translating into MVNYWAIAIGINQYELFQPLSCAQADAEALHDFLLTEAGLLPQNCLLMTNTSPPIGEKTSYPTKDNILSLLEELAATSWQPEDHLWLFFSGYGVNYNDKDYLMPVAGNPDMVSETGLEVRSLMQSLQVAQLNVLLIFDINRAFGTQADAPVGQEILDMAKELQMAVMLSCQPEQFSHESSELGHGFFTAALLEALRAGKGGYVTDLESYVSSLTPELCQHHWRPIQNPATVIPSHQQAILPILELDSESETQQLIFPEENFAVALTTPPLADNKSKNSTTDKAWWAEKKTVETTINKTSANADESVGTLSVDGNQILATSPELNTGARFIPSAAKDYATPSIQANTPIWKQFILWGGGSMMIVGLIATFVLNNQASFRFKKFSTTVNNTTSDSQFSKSFPPVTPTVEPIKPARLPIVDSQKRNQAILELGKMSLSATKASDLSQAIASTKKIKPGEPLYQQAQENIQIWNQLILELAEELAQQKEYSDAIAAAELITKDELLYPQAQSAIAKWRLEIKRYVSNKTLLDAANALIQPGQASTYNRAIEVAKRVPPGQPGFEIAQTSINQWSEKILDLAKNRAAQGEISTAIETATLVPEITPAYEDAQDAIQKWQVKKN; encoded by the coding sequence ATGGTAAATTACTGGGCGATCGCTATTGGCATCAATCAATATGAATTATTTCAACCTTTAAGCTGCGCTCAAGCCGATGCCGAGGCATTACATGATTTTTTGTTGACAGAAGCAGGTTTACTCCCCCAAAACTGCCTACTGATGACCAATACTTCACCACCAATAGGGGAAAAAACTTCCTATCCAACGAAAGATAATATTTTGTCTTTGCTGGAGGAATTAGCAGCAACATCTTGGCAACCAGAAGACCATCTATGGTTATTTTTCAGCGGTTATGGAGTCAACTATAACGACAAAGATTACTTAATGCCGGTGGCAGGAAACCCAGATATGGTTTCTGAAACTGGGCTAGAAGTGCGATCGCTGATGCAAAGTCTCCAAGTTGCCCAACTGAATGTATTACTCATTTTCGATATCAACCGCGCCTTTGGCACACAAGCAGATGCTCCTGTTGGGCAAGAAATTCTCGACATGGCCAAAGAATTACAAATGGCGGTCATGCTGTCTTGCCAACCAGAGCAATTTTCCCACGAAAGTAGCGAATTAGGTCACGGATTCTTTACAGCAGCCTTATTAGAAGCTTTACGTGCTGGCAAAGGTGGCTACGTAACAGATTTAGAAAGTTATGTCAGTTCCCTCACCCCGGAACTTTGTCAACACCACTGGCGACCTATTCAAAACCCTGCAACTGTCATTCCATCCCATCAGCAAGCCATTTTGCCGATCTTGGAATTAGACAGTGAATCAGAAACACAGCAACTGATTTTTCCTGAAGAAAACTTTGCTGTTGCTCTCACTACTCCCCCATTAGCAGACAATAAATCTAAAAATTCGACTACAGATAAAGCTTGGTGGGCAGAAAAGAAAACCGTAGAAACTACCATCAACAAGACTTCTGCCAATGCAGATGAATCAGTCGGCACGTTATCTGTAGACGGTAATCAAATTCTGGCTACTTCCCCAGAATTAAACACAGGAGCTAGGTTTATTCCCTCTGCTGCCAAAGACTACGCTACGCCTTCAATTCAGGCAAATACCCCCATTTGGAAACAATTTATCTTATGGGGCGGAGGCAGCATGATGATAGTAGGTTTAATCGCTACCTTTGTTCTCAACAATCAGGCTAGTTTTCGTTTCAAAAAGTTCTCTACAACCGTAAATAATACTACCAGCGACTCCCAATTTTCCAAGAGTTTCCCCCCTGTTACCCCAACTGTAGAACCAATAAAACCAGCTAGGCTGCCCATTGTGGACTCCCAAAAGCGTAACCAAGCAATTTTAGAGCTAGGTAAAATGTCCTTGAGCGCAACTAAAGCTAGTGATTTGAGTCAAGCGATCGCATCGACTAAAAAAATTAAACCCGGTGAACCTCTTTATCAACAAGCTCAGGAAAATATTCAGATTTGGAATCAGTTGATTTTAGAGTTAGCTGAGGAACTCGCTCAACAAAAAGAATATAGTGATGCGATCGCAGCTGCTGAGTTAATTACCAAGGACGAGTTGCTATATCCCCAAGCACAATCTGCGATCGCCAAATGGCGACTAGAAATCAAGCGGTATGTAAGTAACAAAACTTTGTTAGATGCCGCTAATGCCTTGATTCAACCTGGACAGGCATCAACCTATAATCGAGCTATTGAAGTTGCCAAGCGAGTACCACCAGGGCAACCAGGCTTTGAAATTGCCCAAACA